CTGTTGCACGGCCATCCGTGGCACCGGTTCGTGGTGCTCGGCGACAGCGTCGCCGAGGGGATGTGTGAACCGGTCGACGGGTACCCCGACGTGCAGTGGGCGGACCGGATCGCCGCCGAACTGTCGGCGGTGCGCCCCGGGTTGGCGTACCTGAATCTGGGTCGGCGCGGGCTGCGGGCGCAGCAGGTCCGGGCCGGGCAGTTGGACCGGGCGCTGGCCTTCTCGCCCGACCTGGCGCTGGTGGCCTGCGGTGGCAACGACGCCTTCCGGACGGCGTTCGACCCGGACGCGGTCGACACCGAGCTGAGTGCGATCGTCGGCGCGTTGCGCGACGCCGGAGCGGACGTCATCACGGTGGGCATGTTCGACGTCTCGCACAGCCCGGCCGTCCCGCCGGCGCTGCGCCCCGGCCTCAACACCCGGATGCGGCTGCTCTCCTCGCGTACCGGCCGGCTCGCCGACCGGCTGGGCGCGTTGCACGTGCACCTGACCGATCATCCGGCCGGCAGCGACCCGTCGATGTACAGCAGCGACGGCCGACACGGCAGCGCCCGCAGCGACGCCATCGCCGCAGCGGAGACGATCCGCCGCCTCGGCGCCCACCTGGCCACCCGGCTCCCCCACCACCCCAACCCCTGACGCCCACCCACTCCTCCGCTCCCTCACCCCAACCGGGCGAGGCAGGTCCCTCACCCCAACCGGGCGAGGCGGGTTGGTGATCAAGAGTTTCAGGTCACCAACCCGCCGCGAGGCTGACGCAAACCTCTTGATCAGCCCCGGAAGGGGGCCGGAGGGCGCGGGGGAGGGAAGGCAAGGCTGTCAGGGGGTCAGGAGGATGCCGGTGAGGAGGACGCCTCGGGCGAGGTTGAGGACCTCGTCGCAGCCGGGGTAGCCGACCCGGGCCAGGGCGCCGGAGCCGGTGCGGCCGAACAGGTACGGGGCGATGCTGTACGGCACCTCGGCGGTCACCGTCTCGCCGGTCTCGATCTGCACGAAGTCCATCGCCACCCGGTCGGCGGGCATGTACCGCTGGAGGATGTCGCCGCCCCGGTCGAGGGCGGCGCGCAGCCCGTCCGCCCACTCCCCCGGGCTCAGCTCCCGGCCGATGAGCACCCCCTGGCCGGCCGAACCGTCGGCCGGCTTGGCGACCAGGTTCTCCCGGTCGGCCAGCGCCCGGTCCAGTTCGGCGGCGGTGAACGCCACGGTGTGTGGCACGTACCGGCGGATCAGGGCCTGGTCGGCGGCGGGCAGCAGGTCGAGGTCCTGGTAGAGCCAGGCAAAGTTGATCTTGTTGCCGAGCAGCCAGGCGGCGGCGCTGACGAACATCGGCAGGGTGCCCGCGTCGAGCGCCCCGGCCACCGCCGTCAGCCCGGCACTCGGGGTGACCCGGTTGGGCACGAAGAGCCGGAACAGCGCGTCCACCGGGGCGCCGTCGACCACCAGCCGCCGGTCGGCGTCCAGGGTGGCCGTGGCGACCGGGGCGATGACCAGGTCGATGCCGAACGGGCGGGCCTGGTCGACCAGCGGTGACAGGATCCGGATGAACGTCTCCGGGTCGTCCAGCCCCGGGTAGTCGGCCTCGAAGTCCATCAGCAGCGCCACCCGGGCCCCCTCGGGCAGGCCCAGCTCGCTGCGGATCGCCACGAACCGCTGGTCCAGCAGGGACGGCGCGGGGCGGACCGACAGGCCGTCGAGCAGCCCCCGCTCCCGGTAGAGCGCGCCGAACCGCTGGATCACCGTGTCGGCGTCGAAACCGCCGCCCAGGCTGCTGTCGATGTTGTACTCGACGATCCGCGGCTCCCCGCCGGAGAACAGCACGTCCGGCCGGTACGCGGCCAGCAGCGCCTCGGTCAGCGGCTCGTCCTCGTCGAGCAGCCGGGTCTGCCCCGCCGGCACCCCGAGCAACGCGCGCAGCTCACCGGCGGTGGCCGCGCGCCGGCGGCAGGCGTCCAGGACGAGCTGGGCGATCCGGTCGCAGACCTCGTTCAGCTCGCGGAACGCGTCGGCGGCCAGCACCGGCGGCCGGGCCAGCCGCCACTGCTTGTTGTACGTCGCCCGACCGTGGAAGATCCGCTCCCACTCCTGCGCCCCCGCGGCGACCATCGCGGTACGGGTCGACTCCGGCAGCTCCGCCCAGGCCCGGCCGGGCTCCGGCCACGGGTAGTTCACATCGATCATGGACAGTCCTTGGTCACGTGGTGGATGGCGGCGGTCAGGGCGGCCCGGCCGGGCTGTACCGCCCGGTCGAGTCCGGGCGCGAACGGCAGCACCGCGCCGTCCGGCCGGGTGACCCGACGCGGCGGCGCGGTCAGCGGCACCCGCTCCAGCACCGAGGTGATGATCTCGGCGGCGATGCCGCAGGAGCGGTTGGAGTCGTCGACCACCACCAGCCGACCGGTGCGCGACACCGAGTCGACCAGCGCGTCGAGGTCGAACGGGTAGAGCGTGCGCGGGTCGAACACCTCCACCGACACCTGGTCGGCCAGCTCCTCGGCGACGGCCAGCGCGTCGTGCACCAGGTGCCCCACGGCGACCACGGTGACGTCGTCGCCGGCCCGGCGGACCACCCCCCGCCCGAGCGGCACCGGGGCGAGGGTGGCGAAGTCCACGTCGTCGCGGACGTCCAGCGCGGCGGCCGGGGCGAAGACCACCACCGGGTCGTCGTGCCGGATCGCCGACGCCAGCAGCCCGTACGCGTCCGCCGGGGTGGCCGGCACCACGGTGACGATCCCGACGTGCGCGAAGAGGGAGTACGGGTGGTCGGAGTGCTGCCCCGCCCAGCCCGTCCGGGAACCGGAGCCCGGCACCAGGTATGTCACCGGCACCGAGCACTGCCCGCCGGTCATCATCGGGAACTTGTGCGCGTGGTTGACGATCTGCTCGAAGACCAGGAACAGCAGCGACGGGATCTGGAACTCCACCACCGGCCGCAGCCCGGCCAGTGCGGCCCCCGTGGCGAAGCTGGTGAACGCCTGCTCCGACAGCGGGGTGTCCAGCACCCGGTCCGGCCCGAACCGCTTCAGCAGGCCCGGGGTGACGTTCGACGCGCCCACCCGGATGTCCTCGCCGAGCAGGAACACCGACTCGTCCCGGGTCATCTCGTCGGTCAGCGCCCGGGTCAGCGCCTTGCGGTACGACAGCCGTGGCATCAGCTACCTCCCCGGGCGGTCAGCCCACTGGCGTAGAGGTGGTCCAGCGCCCCGGCCGGGTCGGGCTCCGGGCCGGCCAGCGCGAACGCGACGGCCGCGTCGAGGGTCGCCTCCACCTCGGCGTCGACGGCCTCCCGGGCGGCGGCCGGCAGCCGGGCACCCTGGATCTCCACCGGATCCCGGGACCGGCCGTCGGCCACCTCCTGCGGCGTGCGGTAGTCGAGGCGTACCGAGTGTTCGAAGGTGTGGTGGGCGTCGAACCGGTAGGTACAGGCCTCGACCAGCTCCGGCCCGCCGCCGTCGCGCATCCGCGCGACGGCGGCGGCGGTGACCCGCCGGACCGCCTCCGGGTCCTGCCCGTCGACGACCACGGCCGGGATGCCGAACGCCTCGGCCCGGCCGGTGATGGTGCCGGCGACCGCGCCGGCCACCGGCATGGTGGTGGCGTAGCCGTTGTTCTCGCAGACCAGCAGCACCGGCACCCGCCAGAGCGCGGCCAGGTTGAACGCCTCCAGCAGCATCCCCTCGTTGACCGCACCGTCGCCGAAGAAGCTCGCCCCGAACACCGCGTTGCCGCGCTGCCGGTGCGCCCACACCGCGCCGGTGAGGATGGCCGGGGACGCGCCGACGATGGCGTTCGCGCCGAGCACCCCGATGGACAGGTCCGCCGCGTGCATCGAGCCGCCCCGGCCCCGGTTCAGTCCGGTTTCCCGGCCGCACAGTTCGGCCATCATCCGGGCCGGGTCGGCACCCTTGGCGAGCACGTGCCCGTGCCCGCGGTGGGTGCCGGTGACCAGGTCCCCCTCGCCGAGGGCGGCGCACACGCCGGCGGCGATCCCCTCCTGACCGAGGTAGGGGTGGATGCCGCCGACGATGTGCCCGGAGCGGACCAGGGCGATGGCCCGCTCCTCGAACCGACGGATCAGCCGTACCGTGCGGTAGAGCCGGGCCGGGTCGGCGTCGGTCACCGGTCGCGGCCCTCCTTGACGGCGGCAAGGATGTCGTCCCAGAGCTGCGCGCGGGCGGTCAGCGCCAGGTTGACCGTGTCCGCGCACTCCTGCCACTTGGTGTCGTCGTCGCCGCACAGGTCGGCGAGCATCTGCATCGCCATCGGGGTGTGCTGCTCGCCGTCGACCTCGATGTGCCGCTCCAGGTAGTCGACGAAGGTGTGCAGCCGGTTGCTGCGCTCGTTGACCGCGACGACCTGGGTGAACATGTCGGGGATCAGGTCCTCCCGGCCGAACGCGAAGGCGGCGGCCTGGCAGTGCACCGGGGTCGAGGAGATGATCTGCCAGGTGGTGGCGGCGAACGCCCGCGACGGCGCGGGCACGCCGGCCTCGACCAGCGCGTCGGTCACCGACGCCCCGCCGCGCAGCAGCTCCACCAGCCGGTCGACGGCGGTGGTGTCGGCACCGGCCTCACCCATCCCCCGCACGTACAGCTCGAAGTGGCTGATGAAGCCCTCGCCCAGCTCGTCGCTCTCCTCCACCATCACGATGTCGTTGATCAACCGGCGGCTGCCGGTCGGCCCGGTGGGGATCCAGGGCACGTCGACGCAGGTGAGCTGCCGCTGCAACGACTTCAGCAGGGACATGAAGTCCCAGACCGCGAAGACGTGGTGCTCCATGAAGGTCACCAGCGCCTCGTGGGTGTCCAGGTTGGCGTAGAGCGGGTGCTTGACCACCACCTCGCGACGGGCGGTCACCGCCTGCTCCAGCCGCTCGATGCCCGGGTGTGTCTTACCCCAGTCGTACCGTGACATGTTCTAGCCTTCCTGCTGGGCGCGCTCGCGCCAGATGACCGGGCAGTAGTCGGGATCCGCGTAGTCCGGCCGCCCCTCGGGGGTACGGCGGACCAGCACGTCGTGGTTGTACGCGGCGAGGGTGCCGTCGGAGAGCGGGAACTCCCGGTGGGCGTTGTCGCCGTCCTGCAGGTGCAGCGAGATCGCCCGACGCGGGCGTCCGCTGACGTTGGGGCCGCTGCCGTGATAGGTGCGGCAGTGGTGGAAACTCAGGTGTCCCTTGGGGATCACCATCGGGATCTTGCGGATCTGTGCGCCGTTGTGCGCCGCGTTCTCGGCCAGCATCTCCTCCAGCTGGTCGCGGTCGCGCTCGGCGAAGTGCCGGACCACGGTGTCGTCCGCGCCGGTCTCCGACCACCGGTGCGAACCGTCGACCATGGTGATGGTGCCCATCTCCTCCCCGCAGTCGTGGAACGGGATGAACGCGGTGAGCATCTTCTCCGACGACGAGGACGACCAGTAGTGCTTGTCGAAGTGCCAGGGCACGATGTTCGACGGCTCACCGGAGATCGGCGGCTTGTAGATCAGGGTCGACTGGAAGATCCGGATCTCGTCGGCCCGGGCCAGCCGGGCGGCCACCGCGCCGATCAGCGGCTTGCGCAGGATCGCGGCGATGCCGTCGTGCTCGTAGTGGACGTAGTCGTTGTGCCGCTGCACCGGCCCCTTCGACGGCTCCCAGTAGGCCAGCTTCGGCGGGCGGACCGGCAGCGTGCGGTCCCGCTCGCCGTCGTAGTAGCGGTCGGTGGCCGCGGTCAGCGCGTCCACCTCGGCGTCGGTGAGCAGCTTCTTCGACAGATACCAGCCGTGCTCGGCGTAGTGGCGCACCTCCTCGTCCGAGGGGAGCAGCGCCTCCTCCTCGGCGGTCAACGTCGGATGCGTCGTGGTCATGCCCAACTCCTCATGCCGTGCCGGCCGCGACGGCGGGGGTCGCCCCCGCCACGGCCAGCTCCCGTTCCTTGGCCTCGTAGAGCGCCCTGATGTTGCCGCTGCCGAAGGTGCGCGCCCCGCGCCGCTCGATGAGTTCGAGGAACAGGGTGCGCCGGACGTGCATCGACTCGGTGAAGATCTGCAAGAGCTGACCGCCGTGGTCGGCGTCGACCAGGATGCTGAGGTCCCGCAGCTGGTCCAGGGGCGCGTCGACCTTGCCGACCCGCTGCTCCAGCGTGTCGTAGTAGGCGGCGGGGGTGCCGGCGAACCGCACCCCGCGCGCCCCGAGCGCGCCGACCGCGCCGACGATGTCGTCGGTGCGCAGCCCCAGGTGCTGCACCCCGGCCCCGTGGTGCTCGGTGAGGAACGCGTCGATCTGACCGGGACGCCGGCCGGCGTCCGGCTCCAGCAGCACCAGGGTGACCCGCCCGGAGGCGTCCTGCACCACCTTGGAGTTCATCGCCTGGCCGGCGACCTCGATGTGCTCCTCGAAGATCTGCGCGAAACCGAAGACCCGCTCGTAGTGCGCGACGGTGGCGTCGAGCTGACCGGGCGGTACACAGACCGCCAGGTGGTCGATCTCGGCGAGCAGCCGCGGGTCGGCCCCGCCGGGCGGCGCCGCCTCGATCCCGCCGGGCAGGAAGTCGTCGGCGTCGCCGCGCCGCTCCACCAGCCGGTGCAGCACGTCCCCGAAGCCGCCCACCTCGGCGGTCACCACCTCGGCGTCCGCGCCGGTCCAGGTGCGCGGTGGGGTCACCGGCGTGGCACCCCGCTCCACCAGCTCCGCGTACGCCCCGGCGGCGTCGCCGACCTCCACCGCCACCACCGCGATCCCGTCACCGTGCCGGGACACGTACTGCGAGGCGGGGTGCTCGGCGGTGAGGCCGGTGGTCAGCAGCATCCGGATGTCGGCCTGGCCCAGCAGCAGGGAGCGCTGCCCGGCCAGCCCGGTCTCCGGCCCGCCCTGCCCCCGCAGGGTGAAGCCGACGGCGGTCCCGAAGTAGAAGGCCGCCTGTCGGGCGTCCCCCACGTACAGTTCAATGTGGTCTATTCGACGAATGTCCATCTCTCCAGCCCTTCCCCATGTCCCCCCGTGACTGCCGTCCGGGCACGTGCGGCCCGGGTCGCAGGACCGATCACCTCCCCGGCACGGCGGGTCGGGCATCGGCGCCGGTGGTCCGCCGCAGCAGCAGGCTCACGTTCTGCCCGCCGAATCCGAAGGAGTTGGTGAGCGCGAGATCGGTCCGGGTGTCCCGGGGGGTTTCCCGGACGTGGTCCGCCGGGCAGTCCGGGTCCGGATCGTCCAGGTGGTACGTCGGCGGCAGCAGACCGGCCCGCAGCGCCAACGCGCACGCCGCCGCCTCGACCACCCCGGACGCCCCGAGCAAGTGCCCGGTGAGCGCCTTGGTGGAACTGACCGGTACCCCGCCGACGCCGAAGACCTTGCCCAGCGCGGCGCTCTCGGCGATGTCCCCGAGTTTGGTGCCGGTGCCGTGGGCGTTGACGTAGCCGACCTCGGCCGGTGCGACGTTTCCGCTGGCCAGGGCGGCGCGCATGCAGTCGGCCGCGCCCTCGCCGTCGGGCCGGGGGATGGTCGGGTGGTGGGCGTCGGTGGTGCTGCCGTAGCCGGCCACCTCCGCGTACGTCCGGGCCCCCCGGGCGGCGGCGTGCTCGGCGCGTTCCAGCACCAGCAGCGCGGCGCCCTCGGCGAGCACGAACCCGTTGCGCCGCCGGTCGAACGGCCGGCTCGCCTCGGCCGGGTCGGCCCAGCCGCGGGCCAGCGCGCGGGCGTTGCCGAAGGTGTCGGCGAAGGTCGGGAAGAGCGGCGCCTCGCTGGCCCCGCAGAGCACCACGTCGGCCTCACCGGCCCGGATCAGCCGGGCCGCGTCGGCGACCGCCTGTGCCCCGGAGGCGCAGGCCGTGCCGACCGCCGAGCTGTAGCCCCGGATGCCGTGGGCGATGGCGATCCGCGCCGACGCCATGTTGGGCAGGATCCCGGTCAGCAGGTACGGGCTGACCGCCGAGCGGCCCCGGGCGACCCGGGCGATCACCTGGCTCTCCAGGGTGGCCATCCCGCCGACCCCGCCGACGATGACGCCGATCCGCCCCGGGTCGACGTCCCGGCCCACCTCGATGCCCGCGTCGGCGAGCGCGTCGGCGGCGGTGAGCAGGGCGAACAGCACCACCCGGTCGAGCACCCTGGTCTCCGGCCCGGTGGCGACGGTCCGCGCGTCGATCGGCGGGAGCACCCCGGCGACCTCCAGCGACGCGGCGGCCGGGTGCCCCTCGGGCGGTCGGCTCAACCCGGAGCGGCCGGTGGTCAACGCGGCGAAGGTGGCGTCCACGCCCCGTCCGACCGGGCTGAACAGGCCCATCCCGGTGATCATGACGGTCATGACGACGACCCGGCGAGATAGCGCTCGCGCAGCGCCACCTTGCGGACCTTGCCGGTGACGGTGACCGGGATGTCGTCGGCGCGGACCGGCACCACCCGGCGCAGGGTCGCCCCCACGTCCGCCCCGAGCGCGGCCCGGATCGTCGCGGCGCGGTCGACGGCCGGGTCGGCCCCGGCGGCCAGCTCCAGCAGCACGTCGGTGGTGACCGTGTCGCCGTCGGCGACGATCAGCACGGTGCAGTCGGCGACGTCCGGGCAGGCGGCGAGGATCCGCTCCTCGGACAGCGCGGTGAAGAACCGCCGCCCGTCGGGCAGCGTCACCGAGTCCACCGCCCGGTCCAGGTGGTAGTAGCGACCGTCGGCGTCGGCGTGGACCAGGTCACCGGTCAGGTACCAGCCGCGCAGCCGGAAACGGTAGCTGGTGACCGAGTCGTTCCAGTAGCCCCGGAACAGCGACGGCGAGTCGACGCCGAGGAACCCCACCTGGCCGGGGGGCAGCTCGTTGCCCTCGGCGTCGAGGACGGCCACCCTGGCGAACCGGTAGGGCCGGCCCACGCAGCGGCCGTACCGGTCGGTGTCGACGGTGTGCGTGATGTGGAAGATCGAGTGCCCCATCTCGCTGGAGCCGAGGCCGTCGATGAAGACCGAACCGGGAACCCGGGTGACGCCCTGCCGGGTGGACACGTCCCGCGAGCCGACCGCGACGAGCCGGCGGACGTGCGGCTCGTGCGAGCAGTCGCCGGTGTTGAACCACAGCCGCACCGACTCCAGGTCGTACCCGCCGAGGTCGAAGCGGGCCAGCTCGGCCCAGGTCACCGAGAAGCCGAAGACGCCGTCGGGCCGCCACCGCCCGATGGCGTCGAGGACCCGCTCGCCGCCCTGCTCGGACAGCAGGAGCATCTCCGCCCGGTTGCCCAGTGCCTGGTTGACCATGAGCACCGTCGCGGTGTGCGGGGCGGGCAGCGCGTTGAGGATCCGGCGGGTGCCCTGCGCCTGCGGCATGGACAGCAGGTGCCGGGTGGCGGCGAAGAGGCTGGCGTGCGAGTGCAGCACCGCCTTCGGCACCCCGGTGGTGCCGGAGGTGTGGGTGATGACGATCGGGTCGTCGGGGTGGTGCCGGTAGTGGGCCGGGGCCTGCGCCGGGTCACCGCCGCCGGCCTGTTCCGGGGTGCCCAGCAGCGGTACGCCGAGGTCGTGCCCGGCCAGCAGGTCGGTGTGGGCGGTGTCGGCGAGCACCCCGACGCCGCGCAGCCGGCGGACGTACTCGGCGGCGATCTCGGGGCGCAGCTTGCCGTTCATCAGCGCCGGGATCGCGCCGAGCCGGGTCAGCGCCAGGAAGCTCAGCACCATGTCGGCGGCGGCGGTGGCCCAGACGGCGACCGGGTCACGCGGTCGCACCCCCCGGGCGTGCAGCCAGGACGCCCGGGCGGCGACCCGTTCGTCGAGCTGGCCCAGGGTGAGCGGCTGCCCGGCCGGACGTCCGTCGACCGGGGTGTCGAAGGTCAGCCCCGGTCCCTGTGGGTCCGCGCCGTGGGCCAGTACCCGGGCCAGCACGTTGCCGGCGCCGAGCTGCGGGTCGGCGGCGAGCGCACCCCGCAGTCCCCTCGTCCTCATGGACCGTCTCCTCCCCCCAGCAGCACCGCGACCGCACCGGTGGGCGTCGCGTCGGGTGCCTCGTCGATCAGGACCAGCAACGCCTCGTCGGCGTCGCCGTCGTACAGCAGCAGTTCCGCCTCGGCGGTCGCGTCGGCGCGGGGGTCACCGGTCGGGCTCAGGCAGACCACCGGGCCGGTCAGCCCCCACCGCGCGGCGACCTGCCCGGCCACGCTGTTGGGCACCGACTGGAAGAAGAACAGCGGGCCGACCCGTCCCCCGGCGGCGACGACGGACCGGACGTGCGTGGCGCTGGGCCGGTCACCGGCCGCGCTGACCAGCACCACCGCGCACCGGGTGCCGGCCGGGGCCGGGGTGGGCCGGCGGTGCAGGCAGCGTGCGGCCGCCGCCGCGACCAGCGGCGCGAACGTCGAGTGCACGAACCCGGGCAGCGGTGGCGGCGGTCCGTCACCCGGCTCCGGCCAGCGCGCCTGCGCCAGCACCCGGGATGCGCCGTGGCCGGCCGGACGGCCCGGGACGATCCCGGGCCCCGGGCCGCGCGTGCCGGTCACGGCGCACCGACCAGCAGGGCGGTGTTCGCGCCACCGAAGGCGGCGTTGAGGCTGAGGGCGTACCGGCTGGTCACCGGGCGGGGCGCGGCGACGACCACGTCCAGCGGGCAGGCCGGGTCGGGGCCGAGCCAGCCGGCGTTGACCGGCAGCTTCCCGTGCCGCAGCGCGGCCACGGTGACCACCAGTTCGAGCAGTCCGGACGCTTCCAGCGCGTGCCCGTGCAGGGCCTTGGTGGAGCTGACCGGCACCTGTCCGGCCCGCTCCCCCAGCGCCGATCGCAGCGCCGCCGCCTCGGAGGCGTCGCTGTATCCGGTGCCGGTGGCGTTCGCGTTGACGTAGCCGACCACCCCGGCGGGCAGGTCGGCGCGGTGCAGTGCCGCACCGATCGCCCGGGCCAGCCCACCACCCTGCGGGTCGGGCTGGCAGGGGTGGTGCGCGTCGCCGGCCCGCCCCCAGCCGGCCAGCGTCGCCACCGGGTCGCCGCCCCGGGCGCGCAGCGCGGCGGCGGACTCCAGCACGACCGCGGCCACCCCGTCGCCGAGCAGCAACCCGGTGCGCCCGGTGCTGAACGGGCGGACCGCGCCGTCGACGGCGAGCGCCCGGCCGGTGTCGAAGAGCGCGAACTGGTCCGGCTCGACCAGGTAGCCGGCGGCCACCACGACCCGGTCGGTGTCCCCCCGGCGGATCGTCGCGGCGGCGTCGGCCACCGCGCTGGTCGCCGAGACGCAGGCGGTGGTGTAGACCCGGGTCGGGCCGCCGAGCCCGCACCGGCGGGCCAACCGGGCGGCCAGCGTGGGCAGTTCCGGCCAGGCCGGACCGTCGTCGGCCCGCTCACCGCCGGCCCACCACGGGTCGTCGGTCTCCGCGACCGGTCGGTCGTCGGCGTACGGGCCGGGCAGCGTGGCGGGGCCGCCGTGGGTGGCCAGGAACAGCGCCGACCCGGCCCGCTGCGCGGGGTCGAGCCCGGCCGCGTCGCAGGCGGCGTCGACCGCGCCCGCCAGCTCCTGCGGCAGGGTGGCCACGTCGGGCCGGGTGGCCGCGACGGTCACCCGGCGGCCGGTGGTGTCGAAGCGGCGGACCGGCCGGAACGCCGGCGTTCCGGACAGCACCCCGGCCAGCAGCGCGTCCACCCCCCTGCCGAGGGCGCTGACCGCGTACGTGCCGGAGATCGTGACGGACGCCCGCTCAACCATCAGCGGCGGCGGTCAGCGAGGTGTGGAACACGGTCAGGGCGTCGTCCACGGTACGGATGCCGGCGAGCTGGTCGTCGGTGAGGTCCATCCGGACGTCGTAGCGCTGTTCGACCAGGTGCACCAGCCAGGCCAGCTCCATCGAGCCGAGCCGGTGCGGGATCTGGTCGGCGGGTTTGCCGGTGAGTTCGGCGAGCATGCCCACCAGGTCAGCTCGCCCCAGGTCGGGCTGACCGGACATCAGCGGTTGTCGGTGGTCGCCCCGGCGACCCGCTCGGCGACCATGGTGGTGAACTCCCCCACCGTCATCAGGGCCAGCTTCTCCGACTCGTCGTCGGCGAACCGCAGCCCGTAGCGGTCCTCCACCCGGACGGACAGGTCGGACAGCGCGAGGGACTCCAGGTCCACCCCGGAGGGGCCGAGGGTGGTGTCGTCGTCGATGCCGTCGACGTCGTAGTTCATGTCCTGAAGCTGGTCGATGACGAAGGTGCGGACCTCGTCTCGCATGGCGGTAACCTCTCTCGGTGGGCGAGTCGCCGGTGCCCGGTCGGGGCATCGGGCACGGGTGGTGCGGGCGTACCACCGACGGTCGGCCGGTGGTGACGCGGTGCTGCCGCCCCGGCGGTCCCCGGGGAGCGTCCGGTGGGCGGGGTGCAGCGGACCGGT
Above is a window of Micromonospora rifamycinica DNA encoding:
- a CDS encoding SGNH/GDSL hydrolase family protein, whose amino-acid sequence is MSSTLTEATDPYCLREGESAALLHGHPWHRFVVLGDSVAEGMCEPVDGYPDVQWADRIAAELSAVRPGLAYLNLGRRGLRAQQVRAGQLDRALAFSPDLALVACGGNDAFRTAFDPDAVDTELSAIVGALRDAGADVITVGMFDVSHSPAVPPALRPGLNTRMRLLSSRTGRLADRLGALHVHLTDHPAGSDPSMYSSDGRHGSARSDAIAAAETIRRLGAHLATRLPHHPNP
- a CDS encoding DUF3050 domain-containing protein; protein product: MSRYDWGKTHPGIERLEQAVTARREVVVKHPLYANLDTHEALVTFMEHHVFAVWDFMSLLKSLQRQLTCVDVPWIPTGPTGSRRLINDIVMVEESDELGEGFISHFELYVRGMGEAGADTTAVDRLVELLRGGASVTDALVEAGVPAPSRAFAATTWQIISSTPVHCQAAAFAFGREDLIPDMFTQVVAVNERSNRLHTFVDYLERHIEVDGEQHTPMAMQMLADLCGDDDTKWQECADTVNLALTARAQLWDDILAAVKEGRDR
- a CDS encoding class I adenylate-forming enzyme family protein translates to MRTRGLRGALAADPQLGAGNVLARVLAHGADPQGPGLTFDTPVDGRPAGQPLTLGQLDERVAARASWLHARGVRPRDPVAVWATAAADMVLSFLALTRLGAIPALMNGKLRPEIAAEYVRRLRGVGVLADTAHTDLLAGHDLGVPLLGTPEQAGGGDPAQAPAHYRHHPDDPIVITHTSGTTGVPKAVLHSHASLFAATRHLLSMPQAQGTRRILNALPAPHTATVLMVNQALGNRAEMLLLSEQGGERVLDAIGRWRPDGVFGFSVTWAELARFDLGGYDLESVRLWFNTGDCSHEPHVRRLVAVGSRDVSTRQGVTRVPGSVFIDGLGSSEMGHSIFHITHTVDTDRYGRCVGRPYRFARVAVLDAEGNELPPGQVGFLGVDSPSLFRGYWNDSVTSYRFRLRGWYLTGDLVHADADGRYYHLDRAVDSVTLPDGRRFFTALSEERILAACPDVADCTVLIVADGDTVTTDVLLELAAGADPAVDRAATIRAALGADVGATLRRVVPVRADDIPVTVTGKVRKVALRERYLAGSSS
- a CDS encoding beta-ketoacyl synthase chain length factor translates to MLAQARWPEPGDGPPPPLPGFVHSTFAPLVAAAAARCLHRRPTPAPAGTRCAVVLVSAAGDRPSATHVRSVVAAGGRVGPLFFFQSVPNSVAGQVAARWGLTGPVVCLSPTGDPRADATAEAELLLYDGDADEALLVLIDEAPDATPTGAVAVLLGGGDGP
- a CDS encoding alpha-ketoacid dehydrogenase subunit beta, whose protein sequence is MPRLSYRKALTRALTDEMTRDESVFLLGEDIRVGASNVTPGLLKRFGPDRVLDTPLSEQAFTSFATGAALAGLRPVVEFQIPSLLFLVFEQIVNHAHKFPMMTGGQCSVPVTYLVPGSGSRTGWAGQHSDHPYSLFAHVGIVTVVPATPADAYGLLASAIRHDDPVVVFAPAAALDVRDDVDFATLAPVPLGRGVVRRAGDDVTVVAVGHLVHDALAVAEELADQVSVEVFDPRTLYPFDLDALVDSVSRTGRLVVVDDSNRSCGIAAEIITSVLERVPLTAPPRRVTRPDGAVLPFAPGLDRAVQPGRAALTAAIHHVTKDCP
- the hppD gene encoding 4-hydroxyphenylpyruvate dioxygenase; translation: MDIRRIDHIELYVGDARQAAFYFGTAVGFTLRGQGGPETGLAGQRSLLLGQADIRMLLTTGLTAEHPASQYVSRHGDGIAVVAVEVGDAAGAYAELVERGATPVTPPRTWTGADAEVVTAEVGGFGDVLHRLVERRGDADDFLPGGIEAAPPGGADPRLLAEIDHLAVCVPPGQLDATVAHYERVFGFAQIFEEHIEVAGQAMNSKVVQDASGRVTLVLLEPDAGRRPGQIDAFLTEHHGAGVQHLGLRTDDIVGAVGALGARGVRFAGTPAAYYDTLEQRVGKVDAPLDQLRDLSILVDADHGGQLLQIFTESMHVRRTLFLELIERRGARTFGSGNIRALYEAKERELAVAGATPAVAAGTA
- a CDS encoding thiamine pyrophosphate-dependent dehydrogenase E1 component subunit alpha; the encoded protein is MTDADPARLYRTVRLIRRFEERAIALVRSGHIVGGIHPYLGQEGIAAGVCAALGEGDLVTGTHRGHGHVLAKGADPARMMAELCGRETGLNRGRGGSMHAADLSIGVLGANAIVGASPAILTGAVWAHRQRGNAVFGASFFGDGAVNEGMLLEAFNLAALWRVPVLLVCENNGYATTMPVAGAVAGTITGRAEAFGIPAVVVDGQDPEAVRRVTAAAVARMRDGGGPELVEACTYRFDAHHTFEHSVRLDYRTPQEVADGRSRDPVEIQGARLPAAAREAVDAEVEATLDAAVAFALAGPEPDPAGALDHLYASGLTARGGS
- a CDS encoding beta-ketoacyl-[acyl-carrier-protein] synthase family protein — its product is MTVMITGMGLFSPVGRGVDATFAALTTGRSGLSRPPEGHPAAASLEVAGVLPPIDARTVATGPETRVLDRVVLFALLTAADALADAGIEVGRDVDPGRIGVIVGGVGGMATLESQVIARVARGRSAVSPYLLTGILPNMASARIAIAHGIRGYSSAVGTACASGAQAVADAARLIRAGEADVVLCGASEAPLFPTFADTFGNARALARGWADPAEASRPFDRRRNGFVLAEGAALLVLERAEHAAARGARTYAEVAGYGSTTDAHHPTIPRPDGEGAADCMRAALASGNVAPAEVGYVNAHGTGTKLGDIAESAALGKVFGVGGVPVSSTKALTGHLLGASGVVEAAACALALRAGLLPPTYHLDDPDPDCPADHVRETPRDTRTDLALTNSFGFGGQNVSLLLRRTTGADARPAVPGR
- a CDS encoding phytanoyl-CoA dioxygenase family protein, whose protein sequence is MTTTHPTLTAEEEALLPSDEEVRHYAEHGWYLSKKLLTDAEVDALTAATDRYYDGERDRTLPVRPPKLAYWEPSKGPVQRHNDYVHYEHDGIAAILRKPLIGAVAARLARADEIRIFQSTLIYKPPISGEPSNIVPWHFDKHYWSSSSSEKMLTAFIPFHDCGEEMGTITMVDGSHRWSETGADDTVVRHFAERDRDQLEEMLAENAAHNGAQIRKIPMVIPKGHLSFHHCRTYHGSGPNVSGRPRRAISLHLQDGDNAHREFPLSDGTLAAYNHDVLVRRTPEGRPDYADPDYCPVIWRERAQQEG